The Mycteria americana isolate JAX WOST 10 ecotype Jacksonville Zoo and Gardens chromosome 18, USCA_MyAme_1.0, whole genome shotgun sequence genome window below encodes:
- the TAS1R3 gene encoding taste receptor type 1 member 3, whose protein sequence is MVPDLLLCLSFGYAAALKPTCLSAQFRRPGDYIIGGLFPFGMDTVNLTARSEPTLVVCERLFVGGLIWALGMKFAIDEINNSTSLLPGVKLGYDMYDTCFEPLAALQPSLLFLTRNGTTGIGVLCNYSDYQPRVTAVIGPHKSDLCLVTAKLFSFFLIPQVSYGASSEKLSNTELYPSFYRTVPSDKNLVEAVVLLLNKFGWNWIATIGSDDEYGRGAQGLFLSIAANNSICIAFEGLIPTDLADPKAKNQLEDTIKLINKTKVNIIVLFAFSQPAQALLEHSIRMGLSEKVWIGTEAWMLSDIAASIPNIQSIGTVLGFIMKAGTVPGFQKYVADLFSSVQQDKFCQESREFNHLMNSDTLDAHCKQCDHISLHDISSVLSHSQIQPVYVAVYSVAYALHRALGCTHQACPKASVRSWQLLDFMNTLPFKVNGQSFRFDQSHGTNTGYKLIFWSWKNGTLTYLPVGDYEESLYVNKSQIQFHTADEKEPTSECFRHCKPGQFRQIKGFHLCCYDCTDCPENTFWSAKDSSTCTPCVEHQWSPVRSTQCYDRSERYLFWNEPLTIALLMLMSITISLTCLTAVLFLKNLETPLVQASGGKLNLFALFTLVLLCLSCCLCIGKPSNNLCMIQQIVYALCLNGCFSTFFIKSLEITLVREFPRCAPTFLHWVTSRRAWLLVALCLLTECLFCLCYLHLGPDYLVTDYKSLPTEVLLVCNTESWFAFALMHGYNGCLAFVCLLCTFMVETSGKKYNIARGITFAVLIYFIIWIFFIAIFATLKTVLRSVTQIGTILTTSLGILGTYYIPKCYIILLKPHLNTVDYFQNSFKEKPEEDSQ, encoded by the exons GTTATTTGTAGGTGGGCTAATATGGGCTCTCGGGATGAAGTTTGCCATCGATGAGATCAACAATTCCACTTCACTTCTCCCGGGAGTAAAGCTGGGCTACGACATGTACGACACCTGCTTTGAGCCACTGGCGGCCTTACAGCCCAGCTTGCTATTTCTGACCCGAAATGGCACAACGGGCATTGGAGTACTGTGCAACTACTCCGACTACCAGCCTCGTGTGACTGCTGTGATTGGACCGCATAAGTCAGATCTCTGCCTGGTAACAGCCAAACTATTCAGCTTCTTCTTGATCCCACAG GTCAGCTATGGAGCCAGCAGTGAGAAGCTCAGCAACACGGAGTTGTACCCATCCTTCTACCGTACTGTTCCCAGTGATAAGAACCTGGTGGAAGCTGTGGTCCTGCTACTGAACAAGTTTGGATGGAACTGGATTGCCACCATTGGCAGTGATGATGAATATGGCCGAGGAGCCCAGGGGCTCTTCTTAAGCATTGCTGCAAATAACAGCATCTGCATTGCATTTGAGGGGCTAATTCCTACAGACCTTGCAGACCCCAAAGCCAAAAACCAACTGGAAGATACCATTAAGTTAATTAACAAGACCAAAGTCAACATCATTGTCCTTTTTGCCTTTAGTCAGCCAGCCCAGGCCCTGCTGGAACACAGCATCAGGATGGGACTGAGCGAGAAAGTCTGGATTGGCACTGAAGCCTGGATGTTGTCCGACATAGCTGCCTCCATCCCAAATATTCAGAGCATTGGGACAGTCTTAGGCTTTATTATGAAAGCAGGCACAGTCCCTGGCTTCCAGAAATATGTTGCTGACCTCTTTAGCTCTGTTCAGCAGGATAAATTTTGCCAGGAGTCTAGAGAATTCAACCACCTCATGAACTCTGACACGCTGGACGCCCATTGCAAGCAGTGTGACCACATCTCGCTGCATGACATCTCGTCTGTGCTAAGCCACTCACAAATACAACCAGTGTACGTCGCAGTCTACAGCGTGGCTTATGCACTGCACAGAGCGCTGGGGTGCACCCACCAAGCGTGTCCCAAAGCATCCGTCAGATCTTGGCAG ctGCTGGACTTCATGAATACCCTCCCGTTCAAGGTGAATGGCCAAAGTTTCAGGTTTGATCAATCCCATGGCACAAACACCGGCTACAAGCTTATATTCTGGTCCTGGAAAAATGGCACCCTTACTTATCTGCCTGTTGGCGACTATGAAGAGTCCTTGTACGTCAATAAGTCCCAGATTCAGTTTCACACTGCAGATGAAAAG GAGCCTACGTCAGAGTGCTTCAGACATTGTAAACCAGGACAATTCAGACAAATAAAAGGATTCCACCTCTGCTGCTACGACTGTACAGATTGTCCAGAAAACACCTTCTGGAGTGCTAAAG ACAGCTCCACCTGCACTCCCTGCGTAGAGCATCAGTGGTCCCCTGTCCGGAGCACACAATGTTATGACCGCAGCGAGAGATACCTCTTTTGGAATGAGCCGCTCACCATTGCCTTGCTAATGTTGATGTCCATCACCATATCCCTGACTTGTCTGACAGCAGTGCTCTTCTTAAAGAACCTTGAGACTCCCCTTGTGCAGGCTTCCGGAGGCAAACTGAACCTCTTTGCCTTGTTCACACTCGTGCTGCTGTGTCTCAGCTGCTGTCTCTGTATAGGGAAGCCCAGTAACAACCTTTGTATGATCCAGCAGATAGTCTATGCCCTGTGCCTCAATGGTTGTTTCTCTACCTTCTTCATCAAGTCCCTCGAGATCACCCTTGTGAGGGAGTTCCCTCGCTGTGCCCCCACCTTCTTGCACTGGGTGACCTCGAGGAGGGCCTGGCTCCTTGTTGCCTTGTGCCTCCTCACCGAGTGCTTGTTCTGTCTCTGCTATCTTCACTTGGGCCCTGACTATCTGGTTACTGATTACAAGTCACTGCCCACTGAAGTTCTGCTGGTGTGTAACACGGAGTCCTGGTTTGCCTTTGCCCTGATGCACGGCTACAATGGCTGCTTAGCCTTTGTCTGCTTACTGTGCACATTCATGGTAGAGACTTCTGGTAAGAAGTACAATATCGCCCGGGGGATCACATTTGCCGTCCTAATCTATTTCATCATCTGGATCTTCTTCATTGCTATTTTCGCCACGCTGAAGACAGTCCTCAGGTCCGTTACTCAGATTGGTACCATTTTGACAACCAGTCTGGGTATCTTGGGGACCTACTATATCCCTAAATGCTACATCATCTTGCTTAAGCCCCATCTGAACACAGTGGATTATTTCCAGAATTCCTTCAAAGAGAAGCCAGAGGAGGACTCTCAGTAA